CTAGAGGATGGCCAGTCTGCCAACTTTGTCCAGAGCTCATTTCTACTACATTACATTTTAAGTTACCAATACTAAAGTGAGAACTAGATGGGAGCTCAGAAATCTAATGCAGTGTTTCTCTAACCAACCTAATAAAAACCTTTCTAAGGCCTGCATTCCTAGGTTCCACTGCAGACCTACTGAATGATAACCTCTGACAGATGTTTTGTACTTTTACAAGAGTCCCAAGAGGTGATTCAAGAGATTAGCTAAGCTTGGAAAACACTGTTCTGTATCTGCATGTCCAAGGTGGCAGACATTGTGGTTATTTAAATCAAAACTgaataaatcaaattaaaaactggGTGCCTCAGTCACTAGCTACATTTTGGGCCCTCAACAGTCACGTGTGGCTAGTGGCCACCACATAGATCGCACAGATATAGGACATTTCCAGCACGAcaaaaagttctattggacaaTGGTGATTCTATATCAGCCCTTCAACTCgaaggatgagaaaactgaggcacaggatcTTGCTGAACATGTGTTGTGAAGCTAGTTAGTGGCAGAATTGAAATGCTAACCTAGTCTGCCAGTGCCCTTTACTATATCACTTCATCCCACGCCAAATTTAATGGGAgggcaaggagaaaaaaatttttaaagatagtaaaatctacttacctcccctctaaaaaaatttttaaaaattcaattgggaattattttctttccacCCTATCTTATGGGTTGCAGCAAAGCAAGAAATTATaaatttgtggggaaaaaaatcctaaaaaaaagatttatttagaaatcATGATTAAATCCAAGACAACCTGCAGTTCTTGTATAAAGTTAAAAGTAGCCTTTGATGGTCAAGAATCCCCTAGTGTTAGGAAGCATATCTTAGCTTGTTTTAAGTAATTATTAAGTCTCCTCTCGTCTTTTATCTTgatgtttttatctttcttttggaTTTGAAACACTGAAACTAATGGTATTTTTAAATGGCTTAccttaacattttaaatgtgaaaaagttaaatcttatttaccaaacattttaaagataaaaatcgAGAAACAAGGAGCAACCAAAAGAAGAGTGACTTGTCTAATTTAGGATGTGGTCACTCAAAGCACTGAGCACTCTTGGCTTTTAGTAACCTAGTGGTTTAGTATTTATGACATTAATATGTTGTTTTCACTTCTAAGCTATAGTTTTACCTTCCTTTGACTACTATGTTatgtttaaaacaatttaaattattttattttaatttccaatgtAACTGAGGATTCAAAGCATCTGAACATCTAAGGTTTAGACACTATTCAGGTCAACATATAACAGGCCATAAAAGTATATAATAGTGtctaccttaaaaataaaaccagtcaTTCCTGTCTAGTATGTTTAGAATGCAAATGTCTCCAAAGTCAGTCAACTTAAGTCATGACAGTTTATGTTTAAAGGGAGCAGGGATTTGGAACTCCACATTAATTAAAACTGTCCAGACAATTACACAGCTCTATTAACTTTTACCAGTACCTAGTATTCATTCTCATGTTTAACTTTAGTGActagatttacagaaaatatCGTATGTCAaagtttgtgtaaaattaaaaattggagGAGTTAAAAAACATGGCCCAACATAAGATACTTATAAACAGATACTTATTCAAGACAGTTTTTGCTATAATTTGCAAGGCACCCATAAGCCTGGAGTATGGGGTTCTATATAAATAGAAGCTACTTGTTATTCAGAGAAGGAGGTGGTgcaaaaaaaaagctattttctttCTAAACACTCATTGGTGTTGAGGTaaacaaacgaaaaaaaaaaaaaaaaagcacagtgtaAGCACATCAGAGCAGAGCAAAAGTCGtaaaacagggaaagaaaaaaaaaaagtctgtgctCTAACATTTTAAATAGGGGGCtgagagtttaaaataaaatttgttctcTGGCTTTTATACCAGATTCATCACTTACACATTTTATCTGTTGTCTTAACTCCCACTTCACCATATTAGGAAGAGGAAAATACGTGCCCCCAAGATTCCTATGCCAATAAAATTACTTTTGGAAGCGCCATAGCTCACCAAATGAAGAACGTTGGAAAAACACTAAGTAACAAAAAGACTGAATTGTCCCCACTACCGAGTGATAACTATAGGTGCACAGTAATGTAAGGAtcatgaaaaatactgcaaactctaaataaatataaagtgttgcaaaaatttcaactttcacaaaaaagttggaaaaaaaagagaaagaaatgaaaacattgcaaagGAGGGGCACTGAGAAGGAAGCCCAGCTAGACAGAAAAACAGACGtcaaaagggggtgggggtggtagtGCAGTTCTTCTGATCGTCCCTCTACCAGGAGGTGCTTCTAACAGCTTCAATACAATCTCCAGGACACAATTTGAGGCATTCTTAGGGAGACTGATTCAGGAAAACAAGAAATGTGCTTTGAGACAGGAGTACTACAGAGATAATACTGAAATTTCTAACTTCAAAAAGATGCACTagtgggagaagacagccatgaACTCCCCAGACCTTAATTCCCAAGCTTCCTGTAGAAAAATATCAACCATCCTCAGACATAGAAGCCAGCACATTCGAAGAGACCCAGCAAAGTTTTCAGCTGGCCCTCACTATCTCTTAAAATCTCCTTCCTCCACTTCCCTGCTGTTCTTTCCTGGCACACAAAATATAGGCCAATAAGCggtgggtgggtgaggaggaTGTGAGAGAAAATTTGAGAAGTAAAAAGGGAATCATCTTAACAAGGACATGAATGAGACGAGAGTCCAGTAAGGGTAGGCAAACAACAGTCATAACAGCTGAACGGAAAGGGCTTCCTTGGGCAGCAGTGAGCGCTCAGTATTTGCAGGGGTTTAGGCAAAGCCCAGGCTACCTACCACTTGTCAGAGAGGCTGCAGAGGGGACGGCCGCTTTGGGTGACCTCTAATGTCTCTTCCGACTCTGAAATGTCAGGATTCTTATTTCACAAAAGAGAACTCAACGGTCATAAAGCCCACCGACTTAAAATCCTTTTAAATAGGCGGCCCTGGCTGCTGCCTCCCAAACACCactcccacctctccctcccacacgTGCCCACCCCGCCCCCTTTCCATTTTTCCACCTCCACGTGCGAAACGCCTCGCGGCAGTCGCCCCACAGCGGATAGGCGCCTTCCTCTGCAAAGCACCAAAACTCTGCCCCCTTGGGAGAAGTGAGGACTCCATTCCCCCACCCTGGGCGGCCGAAAAATCCAGCCTTTCCCCCCAGCCAGAGCTGAAGGGGGAGGGGGGGCGGGACGAAGAGAAAaactttcttctaaaatttttccttcagAAGTCGGAGGGATAAAGAGAACCCCGGTGAGTCGAGGagcgagggggtggggggaggggaaccCCCAATCGTTTAACGGCCGCCAGGGGGAGGGGGGGTCCGGAGGTTGAGGGGGCGTGGGATGGAGAAGCAGGCCCGGGAGCAGGGTCAGGGAGCTGCAAGGGTTCCTGGGGTCGGGGAGCTGCAGGCGCCACCCCCCCACCTGACACACAAAGCAGCTGCCGCGCTCGGCTCTCACCAGATCCTTTGTGTTTTCCATCAGGGCCTCATGGGTAGGGGTTGTCCGTGCTCCCCGGGCTCGCGGCGCCCCCTCCCCGAGCTGGGGGCAGGCGCCTCTCCCTGGGACTACGGCGATTACACGGGGGCCCCAGATGGGCCCAGACCGGTGGCGGCTGCAGCAGCCCCCGGATTTCCCCCCTTTAACTCGGGTGGCCCCAGGATATCAACAACATTAGCATAGCCCTCCCTCCCCAACGCGCCTGCGCCGTGACCCGCGCCCCGATTGGCCCACTTCCCTACTTACCCTCCTATCTGTCTTCCAGCGTGGGACCCTCTGCAGGCTCCGTACTCCAAGGGCCGTACCAAGACGAAGGGGTGGAGAAAGCAACTGGGGCTCGTGTAAGTCGAGTGGTTAAGGGGTCAGGAAGAAGAGTAGAAGTTTCATCCTGTCGTCTCAGTTTATACCCTGGCTTTATCGTGCTCCGTTCAATCAGTTACAGCTGCGAAGTTGTGCTAGGAAAAATTTTCCACTCCAGTCACGCCGCTTCCCCCTCCACCTGGAAGATTGGTCCTGCCGGAGGAACTCCCACACAGGGAGGGGCTCATGAGGGGAGTGGGCGTTACGCAGGGAAGCGAGTGCTGGTCACGTGCTCAAGGACTGCGCAGGCTCCTTCCGCTCTCTTCCGACCCCGCGGCTTCGTCCACGGCGGAAAGCCAGGGCCCCGGCGCAGGCGCAGTGAGGTTCCACGTGAGCGCCTGCGTTCCTTCTCCAACCTGAGGATGCCGCTGAAACGGAGGAGCGGAATGAGACTGGACCCAAGAGCAGGAGTGGGGCCGGCAGGGCCGCCCGAAAGCCTGCTCTTTCATCCCAGCGGAAACCGCCGGCACTGCCGCGGGTAGCGGCCCTTGGGGTGGCAGTCGCGGCGGAGGAGAGACGGCTCTGGCAGCGGAACCGCCTGACGCTAGAGAAGGACAAACCGGCCGTGGAGCGGTGCCTGGAGGAGCTGGTCTTGAGGAAGACGAGGACGCGCTGCTGCAGCGTCTGCAGGGCCCACAGGTGAGGGAGGCCGCGGCGCGCGTCCTGGGCGCCCGGTGAGCGGTGAGCCTTCGGGGGCGGAGCCTGGGCGACCTGCGGAGCCGGGGAGCAATCAGGTGGGAGGGAGCCGGGAACGCGGGCATCGAGGGGTGCCAGATCAAAAGTCTCCGGAGGGCGGAAGCCGCGCCTTTCTCCTCCCCCGAGGGAGCGGCTAAGCCTCGTATGCAGCAGGCGCTCAATACATTTATTTACCGAAATGTAGttgtgagcatcttttcgtgGCTCAGCCTCACAGTCTTCTCCCTAGGCTCagtgttttttcccttttggccGTTCTGTTGCCTGCCTCAATACATTGCTGTGATTCAGGGGTTCCACTTGGTTGTGGAATGAGAATTCGTGGGCATGGGCCTGGGAGTCTGTGTTTTAATAGCCTCTCAAAGTAGTTGACTGGCTAGCTTTTGAGAACGActgtgttcaacaaatatttgtgagcCGCCTTAGTGCCAGATTTCATTCCTGGCAATGAAATCCCTGCGTGATTGATTGTAATTTTTCTGCtcccttttttgttcttttttatcatATACTTGGATTTTCTTCCACAATGGGGAGTCCCAGGCATTATTCTGGTCGCTGGAGAGGAAACAGCAAtggatgaaaactgaaaaaatccCTGCCGTTTTGGAGGTTATGTTCTAATAGCAGAGGCAGAAGATAAAGTTAAAGTTTGTTAGTGAAGggctgaagaaagagaaaaaaggcatttgagaaagggagataagtgtgtgtagaGGTATGGCCTGTGAAATTTTTCTTAGGGTTGCCAAGCATAGCCTTACTGAGAATACTCAGTTTGGTAAATGACTGCGGACCTAGGAAGTATCAGTTGATTGCCAGACCACCTTTGGGTGCCTATGGGAGAGGTTACAGAATCTAGTTGGGAGACTGAGAAATATGACTGGGAAAACGCTGAACCGTGTGACAGGTTTCCTAGTCAGAAAAAGAGCcagtctaagtgaagtggggtttGTTGGGCTCATAGGCCAGTAGTGGAGCAAATAGAAATCGTTTGAACATTTCTGTTGTACAGTTTTGGGAAAGCTTAAGTTCACTTCATTCGAGGTCCAGTTCCGTCAGGGGGTATTCTATGGTCTGGATTTTGTTTTGATTGTGTAGTTTATTAGGTAGGGGGTCAATTTAGAAAAATGGGGAAGAGataataaacatatgaaatatgatttaattatgacaatcattttatatttgatgcCAGTCTGTCTCTGGTACAGTGATTTCTGTAGTTCTGCGATTTTTCctgctcctttttttcccctcctctgtcaGCTTACCTTTTGTTCTTATCTtacttggtctttttttttttttcctggaaaggcaacccacccccatccccataTATGTTCTTTTgcaaagttttctctttttttttttaacttttttttattgatttataatcattttacaatgttgtgtcaaattccaatgtagagcacagtttttcagttatacatgaacatgtatatattcattgtcacatatttattctctgtgagctaccataagatcttgtatatatttccatgtgctatatagtataatcttgtttatctattctacaattttgaaatcccagtctatcccttcccacccccgcccccttggcaaccacaagtttatattctatgtctgtgagtctatttctgttttgtatttatgctttgtttgtttgttttttagattccacatatgagcgatctcatatggtatttttctttctctttttggcttacttcacttagaatgccattctccaggagcatccatgttgctgcaaatggcgttatgttgtaggtttttatggctgaatagtattccattgtataaatgtaccacatcttctttatccagtcacctgttgatggacatttaggctgtttccatgtcttgtctattgtaaataatgctgctatgaacattggggtgcaggtgtcatcctgaagtagggtcccttatggatatatgcccaggagtgggattcctgggtcatacggttaagtctattcctagtcttttgaggaatctccatactgttttccacagtggctgcaccaaactgcattcccaccagcagtttaggagggtacccttttctccacagcctctccagtatttgtcatttgtggatttttgaatgccggccattctgactggtgtgaggtgataacctcattgtagttttgatttgcatttctctgataattagtgatattgagcattttttcatgtgcctattgatcatttgtatttcttccttggagaattgcttgtttaggtcttctgcccatttttgaattgggttgtttatttttttcttattaagttgtatgagctgcttatatattctggagataagCCTTTgacggtttcatttgcaaaaattttctcccattccgagGGTTGTCTTcttcttttacttatggtttcctttgctgtgcagaagctaatgagtttcattaggtcccatttgtttattcttgcttttatttcttctaggagaaaatttttgagatgtatgtcagataatgttttgcctatattttcctctaggatgtttattgtatcttatgtttaagtctttgatccattttgagttgatttttgtatatggtgtaagggagtgttctagcttcactgttttacatgctgctgtccaggtttcccaacatcatttgctgaagagactgtctttattccactgtatattcttgcctcctttgtcgaagattagttgaccaaaagtttgtgggttcatttctgggctctctattctgttccattggtctatatgtctgtttttgtaccagtaccatgctgtcttgatgactgtagctctatagtgttgtctgaagtctgggagagttattcctccagcctctttctttctcttcagtaatgctttggcaattctaggtctttgatggttccatataaattttattatgacttgttctagttctgtgaaatatgtcctgggtaatttgatagggattgcattaaatctatggattgccttgggcagtgtgaccattttaacagtattggttcttccaatccaagagcatgggatatctttccattttttaaagtcttctttaatttccttcatcaatggtttatagttttctgtgtataattctttcacctccttggttagatttattctaagatattttattactttgggtgctattttaaaggggattgtttctttgctttctttttctgttgattcatcgttagtgtaaagaaatgcaactgatttttgaacgttaattttgtaacctgctaccttgctgaattcttcaatcagctctagtagtttttgtgtggaccttttagggttttctatatttagttctttcacattttttaattgggttgtttgtttctttgatgttCAGTTATATGAGctctttttatatgttggatattaaccccttatagccatattatttgcaaatattttcttccattcagtagtttgtctttttattctgtgGAGGTTGTCTTtggtgtgcaaaagcttttaaatttattaggttcctatttgtttatttgcttttatttcctctgcTTTAGGAGGTTGATCCCAAAAAGTAATTGATTTATGTTAAAGAGTGTTCTTCctgttttcctctgggagttttTTAGTAtccggtcttacatttagatcgttaatccattttgagtttattttgtatatggtgtaagaaaatgttctaattttattcttttgcatgaagctgaccagttttcccagcaccgcttattgaagagactgtcttatctccattgtatattctttcctcctttgttatagattaattggccataagcACTTGcatttatttctaggctttctatcctgttccattgatttatgtgtgtgtttttgtgccagtaccatactgttttgataactacagctttatagtatagtctgaagtcataGAGTataattcctccagctctgttcttcttcctcaagattgttttggctgtttgggatcttttgtgtttcattacaaatttttaaattatttgttctaattctgtgaaaaatgccattggtattttggtagggattgcatcaaatctgtagatcgctttgggtagtatggtcattttaacagtattgattcttccaatccaagaacatagtgtatctttccatctgtgccATCTTAAGTTTCTTTcaacagtgttttatagttttcagaatacaggtcttttaccttcttaagtaggtttattcctaggtattttattctttttgatggaatggtaaatgtgattgtttccttaatttcctgaatttctctttttgatattttgttgtttacgtatagaaatggaaaagatttctgtatatttattttgtaagctgcagctttaccaaattcattgatgagctctagtaatTTTCTGGTGGTGCCTAGgaatttctatgtatagtatcatgttattTGCAGacagtgatagttttacttcctcttttccaatttggattccttttccttctttttcttgtctgattgctgtggctagggcttccaaaactatgttgaataaaagtggcaagagtggatatccttgtcttgtttctcatcttggagggaatgctttcagcttttcaccattaagtatcaTATTAGCTTTGGGTTTGTCATATAATGGCCCTTATTATGTAGAGATATggtccctctgtgcccactttctggagagttcttATTATAAGTAGATGGTGagttttgtcaaaagctttttctacatctgttgagatggtatttattcttcagtttgttagtgTGATGTATCACTTTGATTTGtgatactgaaaaatccttgcatccctgaaataaatcctacttgatcatcGTGTATGtgctccttttaatgtattgttagagtcattttgctaatattttgttaaggatttttgcatctgtgttcatcaaagATACTTTTACTTATTGTAATAGTATATGTTATGGAAAAGGATTTTACCATCTTCAATGATAAAATTTTCTACTAAGgaagagaattttcaaaaattagaaagGATAAACTTCCAGCAGATACAAAGAACTGTACACGATTACAACAACTCAGCAATTATAACATTATTACCTAAGATTTTAAATCAGGGACCACTTAATGCTCCCTAATATTGTTTCGGATGAGTTTGTTGCAGAGCTTGAGGCCGGTTCAAACTAGTTTAAGCTGAGAAAAAAGGaggcatttattaaaaaaaagacgGGTCtatacaaaaaatagataaataacaaggacctactgtatagcacaggaaactatattccatatcttaacctataatggaaaatagtctggaaaaatataactgaatcactttgctgtacacctgatattgtaaataaactatgcttctgttaaaaaaataaaatgagagaaaaaaagagacaagtgTCTCTTAGAATCAAAGGACAAGGATGCATCTGGGC
This is a stretch of genomic DNA from Camelus bactrianus isolate YW-2024 breed Bactrian camel chromosome 16, ASM4877302v1, whole genome shotgun sequence. It encodes these proteins:
- the LOC141573535 gene encoding uncharacterized protein LOC141573535 is translated as MGRGCPCSPGSRRPLPELGAGASPWDYGDYTGAPDGPRPVAAAAAPGFPPFNSAPAFLLQPEDAAETEERNETGPKSRSGAGRAARKPALSSQRKPPALPRVAALGVAVAAEERRLWQRNRLTLEKDKPAVERCLEELVLRKTRTRCCSVCRAHRNGLSRDKLLCPAKAGLPEDFLTWGWRPSGKWQEWKVCKANQLEKAVAAAYTFIQKNQEHVITTKYLNYYSGLLDAAEGPLPDLEAQPEEAVFLRAVKLYNSGGSRSSTEDRERALAEYLAIFAWCLAGCEGAHEQADFKDF